The Achromobacter deleyi genome has a window encoding:
- a CDS encoding LysR family transcriptional regulator: MTAFPTERLKGIVPFVQAVDAGSFTAAAQQLNLTSSAVSKSIARLEARLGVALFERTTRRLMLTDAGRAFYETCTGILDALAEAESVLAAQRREPAGAVRVALPASFGRRCVVPLLARLATQYPDLRPQLLFADRFVDLAEEGIDLAVRIGGPPDLPASLARRELGRERLIFCAAPAYLARSGTPDTIAALREHACIVYGRPDGSSLPWSYALEDGSAARHAVARPRVVAGDAEAQLAFVREGLGIAQLATWLAREDLQAGRIVEILSGSATDGLPLTLLWPVARQLTPKVNVLAQEFEAKLLIR, from the coding sequence ATGACAGCATTTCCAACCGAGCGCCTGAAAGGCATCGTCCCGTTTGTCCAGGCAGTCGATGCAGGCAGCTTCACCGCCGCGGCACAGCAACTGAACCTGACAAGTTCGGCGGTGAGCAAGAGCATCGCCAGGCTCGAAGCCCGGCTTGGCGTAGCGCTCTTCGAGCGCACAACCCGGCGCCTGATGCTGACGGACGCCGGCCGCGCGTTCTACGAAACCTGCACGGGCATCCTGGATGCCCTGGCCGAGGCGGAATCGGTGCTGGCGGCACAAAGGCGCGAGCCGGCCGGCGCCGTACGCGTGGCGTTGCCGGCGTCTTTCGGCCGCCGCTGCGTAGTGCCGCTGCTGGCGCGGCTGGCCACGCAGTATCCGGACCTGCGGCCGCAGCTGCTGTTTGCCGACCGCTTCGTCGACCTGGCCGAGGAAGGCATAGACCTGGCCGTGCGCATCGGCGGGCCGCCAGACCTGCCGGCTTCGCTCGCGCGGCGCGAACTCGGCCGGGAGCGCCTGATCTTCTGCGCCGCGCCGGCCTATCTGGCGCGTAGCGGTACGCCGGACACGATCGCTGCGCTGCGCGAGCACGCCTGCATCGTCTACGGCCGGCCCGACGGCAGCTCGCTCCCATGGTCGTATGCGTTGGAAGACGGCAGCGCCGCGCGGCACGCCGTGGCGCGCCCGCGCGTCGTGGCCGGCGACGCCGAAGCCCAGTTGGCGTTCGTCCGGGAAGGACTGGGCATCGCCCAGCTCGCAACCTGGCTGGCGCGGGAGGATCTGCAGGCCGGCCGCATCGTCGAAATCCTGTCCGGCTCGGCCACGGATGGCTTGCCACTCACCCTGCTGTGGCCCGTCGCGCGCCAATTGACGCCGAAGGTCAATGTGCTGGCGCAGGAATTCGAGGCTAAGCTGTTGATCAGGTAG
- a CDS encoding SDR family oxidoreductase: protein MSHNALIVGASGIVGSALSEHLLAQGWTVYGLSRGRTTTAPGCVPVVADLTDADSVAAAVAPLDVTHVFFTAWSRQATEKENIRVNGAMVSNVLEPLGRTSRLVHAALVTGLKHYLGPFEAYAAGAVPETPFREAQGRQPVDNFYYAQEDRLFEAADRHGFGWSVHRPHTIIGSAVGNAMNMGQTLAVYATLCRRAGQPLVFPGSAAQWNGLTDMTDARLLARHLAWASTHGQGRNEDFNVVNGDVFRWKTLWGQVAGYFGVEPAPFDGIMRPLEGRMQDAAGEWARIAADHGLREPDVERIASWWHTDADLGRPMEVVADMSKSRKAGFLDYQSTPDALFDLFERLKAGRLIPA, encoded by the coding sequence ATGAGTCATAACGCACTTATCGTCGGAGCCAGCGGCATTGTCGGGAGCGCTTTGTCGGAACATCTGCTGGCGCAGGGCTGGACGGTCTACGGACTGTCGCGCGGCCGCACGACGACCGCGCCGGGGTGCGTGCCGGTCGTCGCGGATCTTACGGACGCCGATTCCGTAGCGGCCGCGGTGGCGCCGCTCGACGTCACCCATGTGTTTTTCACCGCCTGGTCCCGGCAGGCGACCGAGAAGGAGAACATCCGGGTCAACGGCGCCATGGTGAGCAATGTCCTGGAACCGCTAGGGCGCACGTCCAGGCTTGTGCATGCCGCCCTGGTGACCGGCTTGAAGCACTACCTCGGACCCTTCGAGGCGTATGCGGCGGGCGCCGTGCCCGAGACCCCATTCCGTGAAGCGCAGGGCCGCCAGCCGGTGGACAATTTCTACTACGCGCAGGAGGACCGGCTGTTCGAGGCGGCCGATCGCCACGGCTTCGGGTGGAGCGTGCATCGTCCGCACACGATCATCGGGTCTGCCGTCGGCAATGCCATGAACATGGGCCAGACCCTGGCCGTCTATGCGACGCTGTGCCGGCGCGCCGGTCAGCCGTTGGTCTTTCCGGGCTCGGCCGCGCAATGGAACGGCCTTACGGATATGACCGACGCCCGCTTGCTGGCGCGGCACCTGGCTTGGGCCTCGACGCACGGGCAGGGACGCAACGAGGACTTCAATGTCGTCAACGGCGACGTGTTCCGCTGGAAGACGCTGTGGGGGCAAGTGGCCGGCTATTTCGGCGTCGAGCCCGCGCCGTTCGACGGCATCATGCGCCCGCTGGAAGGGCGCATGCAGGATGCCGCGGGCGAGTGGGCGCGGATCGCCGCAGACCACGGCCTGCGCGAGCCCGATGTCGAACGGATTGCCTCGTGGTGGCACACCGATGCCGACCTCGGGCGCCCGATGGAGGTCGTGGCCGACATGAGCAAGAGCCGCAAGGCCGGCTTCCTGGACTACCAGAGCACGCCGGATGCGCTCTTCGACTTGTTCGAGCGCCTGAAGGCCGGCCGGCTCATCCCCGCCTGA
- the rpmG gene encoding 50S ribosomal protein L33, whose product MAKGIREKIKLESTAGTGHFYTTTKNKRNMPEKMLIKKFDPVVRKHVDYKETKLK is encoded by the coding sequence ATGGCCAAAGGTATCCGCGAAAAGATCAAGCTCGAGTCGACTGCCGGCACGGGTCATTTCTACACGACCACCAAGAACAAGCGCAACATGCCCGAAAAGATGCTGATCAAGAAATTTGATCCCGTCGTTCGCAAGCACGTGGACTACAAGGAAACCAAGCTGAAGTAA
- the rpmB gene encoding 50S ribosomal protein L28, with protein sequence MARVCQVTGKGPMVGNNVSHANNKTKRRFLPNLQSRRFWVESENRWVRLRVSAKAIRTIDKNGIEAVLAEMRARGEMA encoded by the coding sequence ATGGCACGCGTATGCCAAGTGACCGGCAAAGGCCCGATGGTGGGCAACAATGTTTCGCACGCGAACAACAAGACCAAGCGTCGCTTCCTGCCCAACCTGCAATCGCGCCGGTTCTGGGTTGAAAGCGAGAACCGCTGGGTTCGCCTGCGCGTCTCGGCCAAGGCCATCCGCACGATCGACAAGAACGGCATCGAAGCCGTGCTGGCCGAAATGCGTGCCCGCGGCGAAATGGCCTAA
- a CDS encoding Bcr/CflA family multidrug efflux MFS transporter, translating into MGALTAIGPFAIDMYLPAFPTIAANLGVSRGDVERTLAAYLIGLAMAQVFYGPMADRYGRKPPLLVGLALFMVASLGCALSGSVEALTGWRVVQAMGGAAGIVIPRAVIRDHYETHEAARAMSLLMLIMGLAPILAPLAGGQLLAITSWRSLFWVMLAGGAILMVAVTMIMKESLAPERVVPLRWSTILHNYRSLFAHRGFMAHSLAGGFGQAGMFAYIIGSPRVFIELYGVPPQYYGLLFGANALSLIICSQISARLLRTYTPRQLQRNALTSLACASLVAVGLTLAGWMTLPLLMLCLIGYMGSQGFVNPNSAALALSDQGKRLGAASALLGTLQLSCGALAGFAVSAWQTDSALPLTTTLATCACLSWISGRVAQSHTA; encoded by the coding sequence ATGGGCGCGCTGACGGCCATCGGCCCTTTCGCCATCGACATGTACCTGCCCGCGTTCCCCACGATCGCGGCGAACCTGGGCGTGTCGCGCGGCGACGTCGAGCGCACGCTGGCGGCCTATCTGATCGGGCTGGCAATGGCGCAGGTGTTCTACGGCCCGATGGCCGACCGCTACGGCCGCAAGCCGCCGCTGCTGGTGGGCCTGGCGCTTTTCATGGTGGCCTCGCTGGGCTGCGCGCTGTCGGGTTCGGTCGAGGCATTGACCGGCTGGCGCGTCGTGCAGGCGATGGGCGGCGCGGCCGGCATCGTGATCCCACGCGCGGTCATCCGCGACCACTACGAAACCCATGAAGCCGCGCGCGCCATGTCGCTGCTGATGCTCATCATGGGTCTCGCCCCCATCCTCGCGCCGCTGGCCGGCGGCCAACTGCTGGCCATCACCTCGTGGCGCAGCCTGTTCTGGGTGATGCTGGCGGGCGGCGCGATATTGATGGTCGCGGTCACCATGATCATGAAGGAATCGCTGGCGCCCGAACGCGTGGTCCCGTTGCGCTGGAGCACCATCCTGCACAACTATCGCAGCCTGTTCGCGCACCGCGGCTTCATGGCGCACAGCCTGGCGGGCGGTTTCGGCCAGGCCGGCATGTTCGCCTACATCATCGGTTCGCCGCGAGTCTTCATCGAACTCTATGGCGTGCCGCCGCAGTATTACGGGCTGCTGTTCGGCGCCAACGCACTGTCGCTCATCATCTGTTCGCAGATCAGCGCGCGCCTGCTGCGCACCTACACGCCGCGCCAGCTTCAGCGCAACGCCCTGACCTCGCTGGCCTGCGCCAGCCTGGTCGCCGTGGGCCTGACGCTGGCCGGCTGGATGACGCTGCCGCTCCTGATGCTGTGCCTGATCGGCTACATGGGCAGCCAGGGCTTCGTGAACCCCAACTCCGCGGCGCTTGCGCTTTCTGACCAGGGCAAGCGGCTGGGCGCGGCATCGGCGCTATTGGGGACGCTTCAGCTCTCCTGTGGCGCGCTGGCGGGTTTTGCCGTGAGCGCCTGGCAGACCGACAGCGCCTTGCCCCTGACGACAACGCTGGCGACCTGCGCCTGCCTGTCGTGGATATCCGGCCGCGTGGCGCAATCGCACACCGCGTAG
- a CDS encoding class I SAM-dependent methyltransferase, whose protein sequence is MNPLLSVVERKLQALPVPVQLVLPDGTVLGPPDPRVRFVTHDKTALAHLAEGAVGVLGQDYVEGRIDIEGNMRDVMAAATALLPGSPVDAARGGWLTELVRKVTSVWRHSVERDARQIEFHYDLSDDFYALWLDPRRVYSCAYFRQPGMTLAQAQEAKLDHICRKLRLQAGERFLDVGAGWGGLLLWAAEHYGVNATGITLSRNQHAHVTRLIEEKGLGGRVRMELLDYRKLDESAPYDKIASVGMFEHVGRAQLEGYFAKLRRLLKPGGLIMNHGITAAGVYNPELGNGMGEFIEKYIFPGGELTHISVVMETLTNGGLEDLDVENLRPHYARTLWAWSDGLEARLPEAARILGAGQGERSLRAYRLYLAGCAMAFQHGWIALHQILAQQPATGRPDELDHPADLSYPWRRDYMYGERSPG, encoded by the coding sequence ATGAATCCTTTGCTATCTGTCGTGGAACGCAAACTTCAGGCGCTGCCCGTCCCGGTCCAGTTGGTGTTGCCCGACGGCACCGTGCTGGGCCCTCCCGATCCCCGAGTCCGGTTCGTGACGCATGACAAGACCGCCCTGGCCCACCTGGCCGAAGGCGCGGTAGGCGTGCTGGGGCAGGACTATGTCGAGGGCCGCATCGACATCGAAGGCAATATGCGCGATGTCATGGCGGCGGCCACCGCGCTCCTGCCTGGCTCGCCGGTGGATGCGGCGCGCGGCGGCTGGCTGACCGAGCTGGTCCGCAAGGTGACGTCGGTGTGGCGGCATTCGGTGGAGCGCGACGCCAGGCAGATCGAATTCCACTACGACCTGTCCGACGACTTCTACGCACTGTGGCTGGACCCGCGCCGGGTCTATTCCTGCGCCTACTTCCGCCAGCCCGGCATGACGCTGGCGCAGGCCCAGGAGGCCAAGCTGGACCACATCTGCCGCAAGCTGCGCCTGCAGGCCGGCGAGCGCTTCCTGGATGTGGGCGCGGGCTGGGGCGGCTTGCTGCTCTGGGCCGCCGAGCACTACGGCGTGAACGCCACTGGCATTACGCTGTCGCGCAACCAGCATGCGCACGTCACCAGGCTGATCGAGGAAAAGGGCCTGGGCGGCCGGGTGCGGATGGAACTGCTGGACTACCGCAAACTTGACGAATCCGCGCCTTACGACAAGATCGCTTCCGTGGGTATGTTCGAGCACGTGGGGCGCGCGCAGCTCGAGGGCTATTTCGCCAAGCTGCGCCGCCTGCTCAAGCCGGGCGGGCTGATCATGAACCATGGCATCACCGCGGCCGGCGTGTACAACCCCGAGCTGGGCAATGGCATGGGCGAGTTCATCGAGAAGTACATCTTCCCCGGGGGCGAGCTGACCCACATCAGCGTCGTGATGGAAACCCTGACCAACGGCGGGCTGGAGGACTTGGACGTGGAAAACCTGCGTCCGCATTACGCGCGCACCTTGTGGGCATGGAGCGATGGGCTGGAGGCGCGGCTGCCCGAAGCGGCCCGGATACTGGGCGCCGGCCAGGGCGAGCGTTCGCTGCGGGCCTACCGGCTGTACCTGGCCGGCTGCGCCATGGCCTTCCAGCATGGCTGGATCGCGCTGCACCAGATTCTGGCCCAGCAGCCCGCTACCGGGCGCCCGGATGAGCTGGACCATCCTGCCGATCTTTCCTATCCGTGGCGGCGGGACTATATGTATGGAGAGCGGTCGCCGGGCTGA
- a CDS encoding ABC transporter substrate-binding protein produces MRFTPVKTLAAVAVLFAFAGSAQAADAPQCEIKRPVNFGAMNWESNLVLVDVERFIMEKGYGCKTETLPTETLPALAALERGDLDINTEIWLNSVADPWERAEKTGKVKRVGDLYMGAEGWYIPRYTAERLPELKSAADLPKFKDEFKDPEEPGKGRFYGCPAGWGCEVTSNNLFHALKLDDSYTLYSPGTGAAQKAALMSAYKRKQNVVFYYWSPTPLVGAMDLVKLDMPPYDAEKHKCLTSSKCAKPEASAYPDNPVFTAVNTKFTQEAPKLTEFLSKVSVPLPVINETLAHMEESGDESNAVAKWFLKNKPDVWTKWVPADVAGRVQSAL; encoded by the coding sequence ATGCGTTTTACCCCTGTCAAGACCCTGGCCGCCGTGGCCGTGTTGTTCGCCTTTGCCGGATCGGCCCAAGCCGCCGACGCCCCTCAGTGCGAAATCAAGCGGCCGGTCAATTTCGGCGCCATGAACTGGGAATCCAACCTGGTCCTGGTCGATGTCGAACGTTTCATCATGGAAAAGGGCTACGGTTGCAAGACCGAAACCCTGCCCACCGAGACCCTGCCCGCCCTGGCCGCGCTTGAACGCGGCGATCTGGATATCAACACCGAGATCTGGCTGAACAGCGTGGCCGATCCCTGGGAACGCGCCGAGAAGACCGGCAAGGTCAAGCGCGTCGGCGACCTGTACATGGGCGCCGAGGGCTGGTACATCCCCCGCTACACCGCCGAGCGCCTGCCCGAGCTGAAGTCCGCGGCCGACCTGCCCAAGTTCAAGGACGAGTTCAAGGACCCGGAAGAACCCGGCAAGGGCCGCTTCTACGGCTGCCCGGCAGGCTGGGGCTGCGAAGTGACCAGCAACAACCTGTTCCATGCCCTGAAGCTGGACGACTCCTACACGCTGTACTCGCCCGGCACGGGCGCGGCGCAGAAGGCCGCTTTGATGTCGGCCTACAAGCGCAAGCAGAACGTGGTCTTTTACTACTGGTCGCCCACGCCCCTGGTTGGCGCGATGGACCTGGTCAAGCTGGACATGCCGCCCTATGACGCGGAAAAGCACAAGTGCCTGACGTCGAGCAAGTGCGCCAAGCCCGAGGCCAGCGCCTATCCCGACAATCCCGTCTTTACCGCGGTGAACACCAAGTTCACGCAGGAAGCCCCCAAGCTCACGGAGTTCCTGTCCAAGGTGTCCGTGCCGCTGCCGGTGATCAATGAAACCCTGGCCCACATGGAAGAGTCCGGCGACGAATCCAACGCCGTGGCCAAGTGGTTCCTGAAAAACAAGCCCGACGTCTGGACCAAGTGGGTCCCCGCCGACGTCGCCGGGCGCGTCCAAAGCGCGCTGTAA
- a CDS encoding ABC transporter permease, which produces MFPEIIPARQVRGAIDGFVDHLVTNYADTLETLSQPVLHALVWLEQLLRNSPWWAVVAVTIAIAWGVSRRIGLSLAMGALLCVIGVLGLWDAGMQTLALMIMAAGLSVLIGIPLGVLMARVNWLRSVMLPVLDVMQTMPSFVYLIPVVMLFGLGKIPAIIATVIYAVPPLIRLTDLGIRLVDREVLEASRAFGANPRQQLFGVQLPLAMPNIMAGINQTTMMALSMVVIASMIGARGLGYEVLLGINRLEVGRGLLAGLGIVVLAVLFDRITQSYGQRMRMGGQR; this is translated from the coding sequence ATGTTTCCTGAAATTATTCCCGCCCGTCAGGTACGGGGGGCGATCGACGGTTTTGTCGATCATCTGGTCACCAACTACGCGGACACGCTGGAGACGCTGTCTCAGCCCGTCCTGCACGCCTTGGTGTGGCTGGAGCAATTGCTGCGCAACTCGCCCTGGTGGGCGGTGGTCGCGGTCACGATCGCGATCGCCTGGGGCGTGAGCCGCCGCATCGGCCTGAGCCTGGCGATGGGCGCGCTCCTGTGCGTGATCGGCGTGCTGGGCCTGTGGGACGCCGGCATGCAGACGCTGGCGCTGATGATCATGGCGGCCGGCCTGTCGGTGCTGATCGGCATCCCGCTGGGCGTGCTGATGGCGCGGGTGAACTGGCTGCGTTCGGTCATGCTGCCGGTGCTGGACGTGATGCAGACCATGCCCAGCTTCGTGTATCTGATCCCCGTCGTCATGCTGTTCGGCCTGGGCAAGATTCCCGCCATCATCGCCACCGTCATCTACGCCGTTCCGCCGCTGATCCGCCTGACCGACCTGGGCATCCGCCTGGTGGACCGCGAAGTGCTGGAAGCCTCGCGCGCCTTTGGCGCCAACCCGCGCCAGCAGCTCTTCGGCGTGCAACTGCCGCTGGCGATGCCCAACATCATGGCCGGCATCAACCAGACCACGATGATGGCGCTGTCGATGGTGGTTATCGCGTCGATGATCGGCGCGCGCGGGCTGGGCTATGAAGTCCTGCTGGGCATCAATCGCCTGGAAGTGGGACGCGGCCTGTTGGCCGGACTGGGTATCGTGGTGCTGGCCGTGCTGTTCGACCGGATCACGCAATCGTATGGACAGCGCATGCGCATGGGAGGCCAGCGATGA
- a CDS encoding quaternary amine ABC transporter ATP-binding protein produces the protein MSKIEVKNIYKVFGSHPKKWLEAAQGGMSKEQLLAESGHTLGLRDISLSIEEGSIYVIMGLSGSGKSTLIRHFNRLIEPSAGHILVDGVDVVSLNKRELEVFRQKKMSMVFQRFGLFPHRTVLDNAAYGLTVQGVGKAEREKRAREWLEQVGLSGFENQYPHQLSGGMQQRVGLARALATDAEILLMDEAFSALDPLIRREMQDQLLQLQAKLNKTIVFITHDLDEALRLGNRIAILKDGELVQEGTPEDILLNPANDYVQSFLQDVNRTKVLNATHAVNPARLTLTMRSRPAHSLDRMNALNYEYAPVLDGKRLAGVLTAKSAEQAMREGARDVSRFVEDLASVPATAGLGEVLAQLVHSDQPVAVTGEDDEFLGMLSRKKVVELVTPALTETAVTADASADLEAQPVPEHRGEAA, from the coding sequence ATGAGCAAGATTGAGGTCAAGAACATCTACAAGGTCTTCGGCTCGCATCCGAAGAAATGGCTGGAAGCGGCCCAGGGCGGCATGAGCAAGGAACAGCTGCTGGCCGAAAGCGGCCACACGCTGGGCCTGCGCGACATCAGCCTGTCCATCGAGGAAGGCAGCATCTACGTCATCATGGGTTTGTCGGGTTCCGGCAAGTCCACGCTGATCCGCCACTTCAACCGCCTGATCGAGCCCAGCGCCGGCCACATCCTGGTCGATGGCGTGGACGTGGTGAGCCTGAACAAGCGCGAGCTGGAAGTCTTCCGCCAAAAGAAGATGAGCATGGTGTTCCAGCGCTTTGGCCTGTTTCCGCACCGCACCGTGCTGGACAACGCCGCTTACGGCCTGACCGTGCAAGGCGTGGGCAAGGCCGAGCGCGAGAAGCGCGCCCGCGAGTGGCTGGAGCAGGTGGGCCTGTCCGGTTTCGAGAACCAGTATCCGCATCAGCTGTCCGGCGGCATGCAGCAGCGCGTCGGCCTGGCGCGGGCCCTGGCCACCGACGCGGAAATCCTGCTGATGGACGAAGCCTTTTCCGCGCTCGACCCGCTGATCCGCCGCGAAATGCAGGACCAGCTGCTGCAGCTGCAGGCCAAGCTCAATAAAACTATCGTGTTCATCACGCATGACCTGGACGAAGCGCTGCGCCTGGGCAACCGCATCGCCATCCTGAAGGACGGCGAACTGGTGCAGGAAGGCACGCCGGAAGACATTCTGCTGAACCCGGCCAACGATTATGTGCAGTCGTTCCTGCAGGACGTCAACCGTACCAAGGTGCTCAACGCCACGCACGCCGTGAACCCGGCGCGCCTGACCTTGACCATGCGTTCGCGCCCCGCGCACTCGCTGGATCGCATGAACGCCCTGAACTACGAGTACGCGCCGGTGCTGGACGGCAAGCGGCTGGCGGGCGTGCTGACCGCCAAGTCTGCCGAGCAGGCGATGCGGGAAGGCGCGCGCGATGTCTCCCGCTTTGTCGAGGACCTGGCTTCCGTGCCTGCCACGGCAGGCCTGGGCGAAGTGCTGGCTCAACTGGTGCACAGCGACCAGCCGGTCGCGGTGACAGGCGAGGACGATGAGTTCCTGGGCATGCTGTCGCGCAAGAAGGTGGTGGAGCTGGTGACGCCGGCCCTGACCGAAACGGCGGTCACGGCCGACGCTTCCGCCGACCTGGAAGCCCAGCCCGTGCCGGAACACCGGGGCGAAGCCGCCTGA
- a CDS encoding tautomerase family protein: MPILNVQILQGHSAAQKAALLKAASHAVVESIAAPLPSVRIVLQEVPAENVIVAGEIGKRMARVDVALIEGRDEAKKAALIAALNQAVCTSIDISGEDVRVLIRDVPKTDMGVANGLSAKAAGR, from the coding sequence ATGCCCATTTTGAATGTCCAGATCCTGCAAGGCCACTCAGCCGCCCAGAAGGCCGCCCTGTTGAAGGCGGCGTCCCACGCGGTCGTCGAGAGCATCGCGGCGCCGCTGCCCAGCGTGCGGATCGTGCTGCAGGAAGTGCCCGCGGAAAACGTGATCGTGGCCGGCGAGATCGGCAAGCGCATGGCGCGCGTGGACGTGGCGCTGATCGAAGGCCGCGACGAGGCCAAGAAGGCCGCGCTGATCGCGGCGCTGAACCAGGCGGTTTGCACCAGCATCGATATTTCGGGCGAAGACGTGCGCGTGCTGATCCGCGACGTGCCCAAGACCGACATGGGCGTGGCCAACGGCCTGAGCGCCAAGGCCGCCGGCCGATAG
- a CDS encoding Bug family tripartite tricarboxylate transporter substrate binding protein, giving the protein MKKALLTASLAILALGGAAGAHAAWPERPITMVVPFPPGGPTDLVARVLAKQLTDQLGQTVVVENKGGANGNIGMQYAAAAKPDGYTVLYNTSSMALSPNLYRSLAFDPVKDFAPVSSTAVIPLVLLVHPSVPANSAQTFVEYARQHPGKLSYGSAGAGNVTHLGALLLLRSLQIDAVHVPYRGSAPAMTDLVGGQVQLMTNTLNDSLGFIREGKLRALAVTSPARSDQLPDVPTVAETVAPGFGMGAWQGVVAPAGTPAPVIEKLNAEILRALQSPEMQKQLKAQGAQALGSTPQEYAAYIKSEIQRWGEVVKAADVKLD; this is encoded by the coding sequence ATGAAGAAAGCACTGCTGACGGCCAGCCTGGCCATCCTGGCGCTGGGAGGCGCCGCCGGCGCCCACGCCGCCTGGCCCGAGCGCCCCATCACGATGGTGGTGCCCTTCCCGCCCGGCGGGCCAACCGACCTGGTGGCGCGCGTGCTGGCCAAGCAGCTGACCGACCAGCTGGGCCAGACCGTGGTGGTGGAAAACAAGGGCGGCGCCAACGGCAACATCGGCATGCAGTACGCGGCGGCCGCCAAGCCCGACGGCTACACCGTGCTGTACAACACGTCGTCCATGGCGCTCAGTCCCAACCTCTATCGCTCGCTGGCGTTCGACCCGGTCAAGGATTTCGCGCCGGTTTCGAGCACGGCCGTCATCCCGCTCGTGCTGCTGGTGCATCCGTCGGTGCCGGCCAACAGCGCCCAGACGTTCGTGGAATACGCACGCCAGCATCCGGGCAAGCTGTCGTACGGATCCGCGGGCGCCGGCAACGTCACGCATCTGGGCGCGCTGCTTCTGCTGCGTTCGCTTCAGATCGACGCGGTGCACGTGCCCTATCGCGGCAGCGCGCCCGCCATGACCGATCTGGTCGGCGGGCAGGTGCAGCTCATGACCAACACGCTGAACGATTCGCTGGGCTTCATCCGCGAAGGCAAGCTGCGAGCGCTGGCGGTGACCAGCCCGGCGCGCAGCGACCAGCTTCCCGATGTGCCAACGGTGGCGGAAACGGTGGCTCCCGGGTTCGGGATGGGCGCATGGCAGGGCGTGGTCGCGCCGGCGGGAACACCGGCGCCGGTGATTGAAAAGCTGAACGCCGAGATACTCCGCGCCCTGCAATCGCCCGAAATGCAAAAGCAGCTCAAGGCGCAGGGCGCCCAGGCGCTGGGATCGACGCCGCAGGAATACGCCGCCTACATCAAGAGCGAGATCCAGCGCTGGGGGGAAGTGGTGAAGGCGGCCGATGTGAAGCTGGACTAG
- a CDS encoding MaoC family dehydratase has translation MTADSNAAPIAQLGQGYYWQDLAVGQRFHTFRRTVTETDIVNFVSVTGMLETIFIDATYAHGAIQGRPAPGALTYGLIEGLIMQGMVQGTGLALLEVHKKMLAPVVAGDTIWAEIEVTGVRPTSQHNRAVVTSAIEVRNQHGKPVMAYTATRMLAGRPE, from the coding sequence ATGACCGCAGACAGCAACGCCGCCCCCATCGCGCAACTCGGCCAGGGCTACTACTGGCAGGACCTGGCCGTGGGCCAGCGATTCCATACCTTCCGGCGCACGGTCACCGAGACCGATATCGTCAATTTCGTCAGCGTCACGGGCATGCTGGAGACGATCTTCATCGACGCCACCTATGCCCATGGCGCGATCCAGGGCCGCCCCGCCCCCGGTGCGCTGACCTATGGCCTGATCGAAGGGCTGATCATGCAGGGCATGGTGCAGGGCACCGGCCTTGCGCTGCTGGAAGTCCACAAGAAAATGCTGGCGCCGGTCGTGGCCGGAGACACCATCTGGGCGGAAATCGAAGTGACAGGCGTACGCCCGACCTCGCAGCACAACCGGGCGGTCGTCACGTCCGCCATCGAAGTCCGCAACCAGCATGGCAAGCCGGTGATGGCCTACACGGCCACGCGCATGCTGGCCGGCAGGCCGGAATAG